A window of Metabacillus sp. B2-18 contains these coding sequences:
- the fbp gene encoding fructose-1,6-bisphosphatase yields MNTKFLDLLAQKYDSEEKVVTEIINLEAILNLPKGTEHFVSDLHGEYQAFQHVLRNGSGKVKEKIEDIFKKVLTEKEIKEFATLVYYPEEKLQLIKNDFDNEQELHHWYTVIIERMIKLICYASSKYTRSKLRKALPSQFVYIVEELLYKTDEFTNFKEPYYTKIVQQIITLGQADKLIIGLAYTTQRLVVDHLHVVGDIYDRGPEPDKIMEALINYHSVDIQWGNHDVLWIGAFAGSKVCLANIIRICARYNNLDIIEDVYGINLRPLLNLAEKYYGDNPAFRPKVQGDEPITEEEKLQITKIHQAIAIIQFKLESPIIKRRPNFNMSERLLLEKVDYENNEITIYGQKYPLENPCFATINPAQPDQLLKEEQQVIDKLLFSVQHSEKLARHMNFLMKKGSLYLKYNGNLLIHGCIPLDEEGNMEKMIIKDKTYGGRELLDVFEHYLRYSFAHPEETDDLATDMVWYLWTGEYSSLFGKRAMTTFERYFIGDKTTHKEKKNPYYHLREDEETCRRLLKEFDLDPDQGHIINGHTPVKEINGENPVKANGKMIVIDGGFSKAYQSTTGIAGYTLLYNSFGMQLVAHQHFNSKEDVLLNGTDVLSVRRIVDKELERKKVLETNIGEDLLQEVSMLNSLMEYRYMK; encoded by the coding sequence TTGAATACAAAATTCTTAGATTTACTGGCCCAAAAATATGATAGCGAAGAAAAAGTGGTCACTGAAATTATTAATCTAGAAGCTATCTTAAATCTACCAAAAGGGACAGAACATTTTGTAAGTGATTTGCACGGGGAGTATCAAGCCTTTCAACATGTGTTAAGAAATGGGTCTGGGAAGGTCAAGGAAAAAATTGAAGACATTTTTAAAAAGGTTTTAACTGAAAAAGAGATTAAAGAATTTGCCACATTGGTTTATTATCCTGAAGAAAAATTACAGTTAATCAAAAATGATTTTGATAATGAACAAGAATTACACCATTGGTATACCGTCATTATTGAACGCATGATTAAGCTTATTTGTTATGCGTCCTCTAAATATACACGCTCGAAATTGCGTAAAGCATTACCTAGTCAGTTTGTTTATATTGTTGAGGAATTACTATACAAAACAGATGAGTTCACAAATTTTAAAGAACCTTATTATACAAAAATCGTTCAGCAAATTATTACCCTTGGACAAGCAGATAAGCTCATCATTGGTCTTGCCTATACGACTCAGAGACTAGTTGTTGATCATCTTCACGTTGTAGGGGATATTTATGATCGTGGACCTGAACCAGATAAAATTATGGAAGCTCTCATCAATTATCACTCTGTTGATATTCAGTGGGGAAATCATGATGTTCTCTGGATTGGTGCTTTTGCCGGATCAAAGGTATGTCTGGCAAACATTATTCGAATTTGTGCTCGTTACAACAACCTGGATATCATTGAAGATGTATATGGAATCAACCTCAGACCGCTTCTTAACCTAGCGGAGAAATATTATGGTGATAATCCTGCCTTTAGGCCAAAGGTACAAGGAGATGAACCGATAACGGAAGAAGAAAAATTGCAAATTACTAAAATACATCAAGCCATCGCAATTATTCAGTTTAAGCTTGAAAGTCCGATTATCAAAAGACGTCCGAACTTTAATATGTCAGAAAGACTTTTGCTTGAAAAGGTAGATTATGAGAACAATGAGATTACGATTTATGGACAAAAATATCCACTTGAAAATCCTTGCTTTGCAACGATAAATCCAGCTCAACCTGATCAACTGTTAAAAGAAGAGCAGCAAGTAATAGACAAGCTGTTGTTTTCTGTTCAGCACTCGGAAAAGCTTGCAAGACATATGAATTTTCTCATGAAAAAAGGCAGTCTTTATTTAAAATATAACGGAAACTTATTAATACACGGCTGCATACCTTTAGATGAAGAAGGAAATATGGAAAAAATGATCATCAAAGATAAAACCTATGGTGGACGTGAATTACTTGATGTGTTCGAACATTATTTACGCTATTCATTTGCACATCCTGAAGAAACAGACGATCTTGCGACAGATATGGTGTGGTATTTATGGACTGGCGAATATTCTTCATTATTTGGAAAAAGAGCAATGACAACCTTTGAAAGATATTTTATTGGGGACAAAACAACACATAAAGAGAAAAAGAACCCATACTATCACCTGCGCGAGGATGAGGAAACATGCCGCCGCTTGCTAAAAGAGTTTGATCTAGATCCAGATCAGGGGCATATCATTAACGGTCATACACCTGTAAAAGAAATTAATGGAGAAAATCCTGTTAAAGCGAATGGAAAAATGATTGTTATCGATGGCGGCTTCTCGAAAGCCTATCAATCTACAACTGGTATTGCAGGATATACATTATTATACAATTCCTTCGGCATGCAGCTTGTTGCTCATCAACATTTTAATTCAAAAGAAGATGTTCTCCTAAACGGAACTGATGTTTTATCCGTAAGACGGATAGTAGATAAAGAGTTAGAAAGAAAAAAAGTGCTAGAAACAAACATTGGGGAGGACTTATTACAAGAAGTTTCAATGTTGAATAGCTTGATGGAATACCGTTACATGAAGTGA
- a CDS encoding sigma-70 family RNA polymerase sigma factor, with amino-acid sequence MKSNGEMLNKELKYASADDLDLILTELMVQYGTDLTTLAYTYTNNTEAAKDIVQNVYIKCYKKLHTFKGQSAIKTWLFRITINQCKDYLRSSYFRRVIPIGMKPREEIEERNSTEKIVLRKNMKKQIQQCINKLPTKYKDSIYLYYVQELSLKESADILGVPIDTVKTRLRRAKEKLLPLLNEEDMFYDE; translated from the coding sequence GTGAAATCTAATGGGGAAATGCTTAATAAGGAGTTGAAGTATGCTAGTGCTGACGATTTAGATCTAATCTTAACTGAGTTAATGGTACAGTATGGAACGGATCTCACTACACTAGCTTATACTTACACAAACAATACAGAGGCAGCTAAGGATATCGTACAAAATGTATATATTAAATGCTATAAAAAATTACATACATTTAAAGGACAGTCTGCCATTAAAACATGGCTTTTTCGGATTACTATTAATCAATGTAAAGACTATTTAAGATCTTCATATTTTCGGAGAGTGATTCCAATTGGGATGAAGCCTAGAGAAGAAATAGAAGAAAGAAATAGTACGGAAAAAATAGTTTTACGAAAAAATATGAAAAAACAAATCCAGCAATGTATAAATAAATTACCAACAAAATATAAAGACTCCATTTATTTATACTATGTACAGGAGCTAAGTTTAAAGGAATCTGCTGATATTTTAGGTGTCCCAATAGATACTGTAAAAACGAGGTTAAGAAGGGCAAAAGAAAAACTCCTACCACTCTTAAATGAGGAGGATATGTTTTATGACGAATAA
- a CDS encoding histidine kinase dimerization/phospho-acceptor domain-containing protein — MLDVLLTTFAKSYDGGNIKDILHKKEAERVLINSEKISIVGQLAASIAHEIRNPLTAIKDFMKLAKEGSVQLDIYSIIDSEIDRIETISSELLVLGK; from the coding sequence ATGTTGGATGTTTTGCTAACAACATTTGCTAAATCATATGATGGTGGTAACATAAAAGATATCTTACATAAGAAAGAAGCGGAAAGAGTTCTTATTAATTCTGAAAAGATATCAATTGTAGGTCAACTTGCTGCAAGTATTGCTCATGAAATTAGAAATCCTTTAACTGCAATCAAGGATTTTATGAAATTGGCAAAAGAAGGCTCCGTACAATTAGATATTTATTCGATTATTGATTCGGAAATTGATCGAATTGAAACGATTTCTAGTGAATTATTGGTCTTAGGTAAATAA
- a CDS encoding SGNH/GDSL hydrolase family protein, with amino-acid sequence MQRLKVIVTIASLLIVCFSLYFYLSHSNSTKKSNVETSVMNEATESDETTEKSNTEEKGVSEAAAPEKDVKIEDVSIELADGNKEEILEDENNKNTITEGIKEKVKEAVEGVIKLFEKDLQVVAIGDSLTQGVGDETKNGGYVGILNTTFENNNIKVTIENYGKRGNRTDQLLKRLEKKEIAASIQKADIVLVTIGANDIMKIVRSNFTNLQLEHFKKEEQQYIERLTAIFTKINELNPNTKIYYIGFYNPFDRYFPEISELKMIVNDWNDIGQSITEDFENVNYIPIADLFSNSDVELLSEDYFHPNTTGYKLMAKRILESMEEVSVEKEAIAEDEE; translated from the coding sequence ATGCAAAGACTAAAAGTAATAGTCACTATTGCGAGTTTACTAATAGTGTGCTTTAGCTTATACTTCTATCTTTCTCATTCTAATTCAACAAAAAAAAGTAATGTCGAAACATCAGTTATGAATGAAGCGACAGAATCTGATGAAACTACAGAAAAATCTAACACTGAAGAAAAGGGTGTTTCTGAAGCAGCAGCACCTGAAAAAGACGTGAAGATTGAGGATGTTTCGATTGAATTAGCAGATGGAAATAAGGAAGAAATACTAGAAGATGAGAATAATAAAAATACAATAACAGAAGGTATTAAGGAGAAGGTAAAAGAAGCTGTAGAAGGTGTTATAAAACTTTTTGAAAAGGACCTACAGGTCGTAGCAATTGGTGATTCTCTCACTCAAGGTGTTGGTGATGAAACAAAAAATGGCGGATATGTCGGGATTTTAAATACCACGTTTGAAAATAATAACATAAAAGTTACGATTGAAAACTACGGGAAAAGAGGAAACCGTACAGATCAATTACTAAAACGTCTTGAGAAAAAAGAAATTGCAGCTTCTATTCAAAAAGCTGATATTGTATTAGTAACAATAGGTGCCAACGATATTATGAAGATTGTTAGAAGCAATTTTACAAATCTTCAGCTGGAGCATTTTAAAAAAGAGGAACAACAATATATTGAGAGATTAACAGCCATTTTCACTAAAATTAATGAACTAAATCCAAACACTAAAATTTATTATATTGGTTTTTATAATCCTTTTGATCGTTATTTTCCTGAAATTAGTGAATTGAAAATGATTGTTAATGACTGGAATGACATTGGTCAATCGATAACAGAGGATTTCGAAAATGTAAATTATATCCCAATCGCTGATCTTTTTAGTAACTCAGATGTAGAATTATTATCAGAAGATTATTTCCATCCTAATACAACTGGTTACAAGCTTATGGCAAAGCGTATTTTAGAAAGCATGGAAGAGGTTAGTGTTGAGAAAGAGGCCATAGCTGAGGATGAAGAATAG
- a CDS encoding lipid II flippase Amj family protein: MELITSKLIIISLFIMVITMVETLAYSTRISGTRVKLIATAISLFSTLVIVSRFSTMIQQPLTAKLIAEAPDLNKLHFIEEQYRILIGVTTIGVLLGILLFPTFINIFSKAIVQLSKQRGSMVGLFLSQFNIKGFKKIIKCIRVPNRSYLKGITYKTIPKRLFVTNIIVSAVFTIGVLSSIYASMLVPEDYAQAALMSSGIINGIATILLTLFIDPKASVLADRVMKKECDYIYLKSYSLTMVSSKLVGTILAQLLFIPAAYYVAWFASWI; encoded by the coding sequence ATGGAATTGATAACAAGTAAGTTGATCATTATATCATTGTTTATAATGGTCATTACAATGGTAGAGACTTTAGCTTACTCGACAAGGATTTCCGGTACACGGGTCAAGCTTATTGCGACGGCAATTTCTTTATTTAGTACTCTTGTCATTGTTTCAAGATTTTCAACAATGATTCAACAACCCCTAACTGCAAAACTAATCGCAGAAGCACCAGATTTGAACAAACTACATTTTATAGAGGAACAATATAGAATTTTAATTGGAGTTACCACAATTGGAGTATTGCTAGGAATTCTACTTTTCCCAACATTTATCAATATTTTTTCAAAAGCCATTGTTCAGCTATCAAAACAACGGGGATCTATGGTGGGATTATTTCTTAGTCAATTTAATATAAAAGGTTTTAAGAAAATTATAAAATGTATTAGAGTGCCTAATCGATCATATCTTAAGGGAATTACATATAAAACCATACCAAAAAGGCTTTTTGTTACCAATATAATCGTTTCTGCAGTTTTTACGATTGGGGTACTTTCTTCTATATATGCATCCATGTTAGTTCCAGAAGATTATGCTCAAGCTGCTTTAATGTCATCAGGTATTATTAACGGCATTGCGACAATATTACTAACTTTGTTTATTGATCCTAAAGCTTCAGTTTTGGCGGATCGAGTCATGAAAAAAGAATGTGATTATATTTATTTAAAAAGCTATTCTTTAACAATGGTTAGTTCAAAATTAGTGGGTACGATTCTTGCACAGTTATTATTTATTCCGGCCGCATACTATGTTGCTTGGTTTGCCAGTTGGATATAA
- a CDS encoding GNAT family N-acetyltransferase, which yields MNIEASLIALPSFETNRLLLRKINLNDLDDIFEFSSDPEVAHHMTWEVNKSKEETLNNFISVVMNSYKTGQSADWALVHKESNKVIGTCSFVDWSNDNQKAEIGYVLNRKYWGQGLASEAIKEVIKYGFETLELNRIEGGCDTDNIGSEKVLLKAGFKYEGTLRKNEYIKGQFRDTKLFSILKEDYLTNY from the coding sequence ATGAATATAGAAGCTTCATTAATAGCATTACCATCATTTGAAACGAATCGACTACTATTAAGAAAAATAAACCTTAATGACTTAGATGATATATTTGAGTTTTCATCTGATCCAGAGGTTGCCCATCATATGACATGGGAAGTAAATAAATCAAAAGAGGAGACATTAAATAATTTTATAAGTGTTGTGATGAATAGCTACAAAACGGGTCAATCAGCAGATTGGGCGCTTGTACACAAAGAAAGTAATAAAGTCATTGGTACTTGTTCTTTTGTTGATTGGTCTAATGACAATCAAAAAGCTGAAATAGGATATGTTTTAAATAGAAAGTACTGGGGGCAGGGTTTAGCATCTGAGGCAATTAAGGAAGTCATTAAATATGGATTTGAGACTCTTGAGTTAAATCGAATTGAGGGTGGGTGTGATACAGATAATATTGGATCTGAAAAAGTACTGTTGAAGGCAGGATTTAAGTATGAAGGGACTCTTAGAAAAAATGAATACATCAAGGGACAATTTCGTGATACTAAGCTTTTTTCCATTTTAAAAGAAGATTATCTAACTAACTATTGA
- a CDS encoding PAS domain S-box protein — protein sequence MSDAAYYFKIYEDKSASKFIEVNEVAFTRLGYTQEEMLQMSAQHIDSHRGDQLQEIYNKIYINETYTFETTHVCKDGTLLPVENKTHILEVGDITQRYSGI from the coding sequence ATGTCAGATGCGGCATACTATTTTAAAATCTATGAAGACAAGAGTGCAAGTAAATTCATTGAAGTAAATGAAGTTGCTTTTACTAGGCTTGGTTATACACAAGAAGAAATGCTTCAAATGTCAGCCCAGCATATAGATAGTCATAGAGGAGATCAACTACAAGAGATTTATAATAAGATATATATAAACGAGACATATACATTTGAAACAACACATGTATGTAAAGATGGAACACTTTTACCTGTTGAGAACAAAACTCATATTTTAGAAGTAGGAGACATTACACAAAGGTATTCAGGGATATGA
- a CDS encoding squalene/phytoene synthase family protein, producing the protein MKELKVLQKEAMEVLKATSRTFYIPITFLKKDLKDAVAVAYLAMRAIDEIEDHQELSNDVKHDLLMEVSQLLLEENFNNQKYNEVVSPYKDVLPEVTLRLADWLSLTPTGAKSRVQAATSEMAMGMAKWSKAGWDIKTREDLDDYTYYVAGLVGVMLSDLWHWHDGIETDRDLAIGYGRGLQAVNILRNQHEDMDERGVSFVPDGWNQNELFSYASENLAKANEYIKCIDKRTILLFCRLPLAIAHKTLKALKDGREKISRAEVEKIVQEVQVD; encoded by the coding sequence ATGAAAGAACTAAAGGTATTGCAAAAAGAGGCGATGGAAGTATTAAAGGCAACAAGTCGAACATTTTATATACCGATTACTTTTTTGAAAAAGGATTTAAAAGATGCGGTGGCAGTAGCTTACTTAGCAATGCGGGCTATAGATGAAATTGAAGACCACCAAGAACTCTCAAATGATGTAAAGCATGATTTGCTTATGGAAGTAAGTCAGTTATTACTTGAAGAAAATTTTAATAATCAAAAGTATAATGAAGTAGTTTCGCCATATAAAGATGTATTACCTGAAGTGACATTACGATTAGCAGATTGGCTATCATTAACTCCTACAGGTGCAAAAAGTCGTGTACAAGCTGCAACAAGTGAAATGGCAATGGGAATGGCGAAATGGTCAAAAGCAGGCTGGGACATTAAAACGCGTGAAGATTTGGATGACTATACCTATTATGTTGCTGGATTAGTTGGGGTTATGCTATCAGATTTATGGCATTGGCATGACGGGATCGAAACAGACCGTGATTTAGCAATTGGCTATGGAAGAGGGTTACAGGCTGTTAATATTTTACGTAATCAGCATGAAGATATGGATGAACGTGGAGTAAGCTTTGTTCCTGATGGCTGGAATCAAAATGAGCTATTTTCTTATGCTAGCGAGAACCTAGCAAAGGCAAATGAATATATCAAATGTATTGATAAAAGAACGATTTTATTATTCTGTCGTTTACCGCTGGCAATTGCTCATAAAACATTAAAGGCATTAAAAGACGGTCGTGAAAAAATCAGTCGTGCTGAAGTAGAAAAAATTGTGCAGGAAGTACAAGTTGATTAA
- a CDS encoding NUDIX hydrolase, giving the protein MLHNKFVLVVSVSILCNEHVLLIKENKPTANNKWNFPSGRIEYNEDILEAAHREVKEETGLEIKLTGTTGVYQFMSSTNNQVFLFHFIAEVTGGALSLEEDEIVDAKWFKVNKLSELKEEELREAGVFNQMVQNLLSENIHSIELFDKYI; this is encoded by the coding sequence ATGCTACATAATAAATTTGTATTAGTGGTTAGTGTATCAATTCTTTGTAATGAGCATGTGTTACTAATAAAAGAAAACAAGCCTACTGCAAATAATAAATGGAATTTTCCAAGTGGACGTATTGAATACAATGAAGACATTCTTGAAGCAGCTCATAGGGAAGTAAAGGAGGAAACTGGGCTTGAGATAAAATTAACAGGTACAACGGGTGTTTATCAGTTCATGAGCAGTACGAACAATCAAGTATTTCTTTTTCATTTTATTGCCGAGGTTACTGGTGGTGCTCTATCTCTTGAAGAGGATGAAATAGTAGATGCAAAGTGGTTCAAAGTTAATAAGCTATCTGAATTAAAAGAAGAAGAATTGCGGGAAGCGGGTGTATTTAATCAAATGGTACAAAACTTATTAAGTGAGAACATACACTCAATTGAACTTTTTGATAAATATATCTAG
- a CDS encoding aromatic acid exporter family protein translates to MNLSPCPILFQFGGFTITFGPRILKTGLAVALSIYICSLMHLEHAVFAGVAAILAIQPSVYRTWKQMVDQILANTIGATISLFFIYFFGENPVIIGFVIILVIAISLKLKLQSTISLTLVTVLAVMSAAGSEDLYFALERFYIILIGTCTAILINLLIFPPKYKKSFVQLVETTFQNMSLLIRTAISNELTETSYQEYSKNFKKDIKKLEELFQLFDEERVKLGRKSNQLQVRELLVFRQLFKTLQEGEQLLENIEEHFFQSKKSEEESQFFDEQLEYLMKYHEYLLLKYQGKIKENHSSFEHEALKESYELKLKLYMQNADQNVRLLIVISSIIDYSFHLRRLDKLISQLNTQ, encoded by the coding sequence GTGAACCTGTCCCCCTGTCCCATTTTATTTCAGTTTGGAGGGTTTACCATTACGTTTGGTCCACGCATATTAAAAACAGGTTTAGCTGTTGCTTTATCGATATACATTTGTTCGTTGATGCATCTTGAACATGCTGTTTTTGCTGGAGTTGCGGCCATCTTAGCTATTCAGCCTTCTGTTTATCGTACTTGGAAGCAAATGGTTGATCAAATTTTGGCCAATACGATAGGAGCTACGATTTCCCTGTTTTTTATTTATTTCTTTGGAGAAAATCCAGTAATTATTGGCTTTGTTATTATCTTAGTTATCGCAATTAGTTTAAAGTTAAAGCTGCAAAGTACCATTTCCCTAACGCTAGTAACAGTCCTTGCTGTAATGAGTGCCGCTGGAAGTGAAGATCTATATTTTGCTTTAGAAAGATTTTATATTATTTTAATTGGGACATGCACAGCCATTTTAATTAACCTTCTTATTTTTCCACCAAAATATAAGAAGTCCTTTGTACAGCTTGTTGAAACAACATTTCAAAATATGTCATTGCTCATTAGAACTGCAATTTCCAATGAGTTAACAGAAACCTCATATCAGGAATATAGTAAGAATTTTAAAAAGGATATAAAAAAATTAGAAGAACTATTTCAATTGTTTGATGAAGAAAGAGTAAAGCTTGGAAGAAAATCAAATCAGCTGCAAGTAAGAGAACTTCTTGTTTTCAGGCAGTTATTTAAAACTTTGCAAGAAGGTGAACAGCTATTAGAAAATATCGAGGAACACTTTTTTCAAAGCAAAAAATCTGAAGAGGAAAGTCAGTTTTTTGATGAACAACTTGAGTACTTAATGAAGTATCATGAGTATTTACTATTAAAATATCAGGGGAAAATAAAGGAAAATCATTCGAGCTTTGAGCATGAAGCGTTAAAAGAAAGTTATGAACTTAAATTAAAATTATATATGCAAAATGCTGATCAAAATGTCCGCTTATTGATTGTCATATCTTCTATTATTGATTATTCCTTTCATTTAAGAAGATTAGATAAACTAATTAGTCAATTAAATACTCAGTAA
- a CDS encoding GNAT family N-acetyltransferase — MIRKLNKDDHESVMKLIGHKPAENLFIIGDIEAYGYDSDIQDLWGQFENGHLMAVLLRYDQNYIPFSEGQYDVKGFADIIYNNPSQIEISGLKHLIEPLQTFIHRDVRKHSETYYAKCTGLSYEVDKEKIKLASYLQPSDYHENVEMLRSIPEFAFGNFSVEARERAEKDKTGRTYFVRNEKGEMVASASTTAENSQSAMIVGVGTRPGFERRGYATLCMEKLCSELLSEGKSLCLFYDNPAAGKIYKRLGFSDIGFWTMIRYESIGGQVE; from the coding sequence ATGATTCGTAAATTAAATAAAGATGATCATGAATCAGTAATGAAGTTAATCGGTCATAAACCAGCTGAAAATTTATTCATCATAGGCGATATTGAAGCTTATGGATATGATTCTGACATTCAAGATCTTTGGGGACAATTTGAAAATGGTCACTTAATGGCTGTTTTATTACGGTATGATCAAAATTACATTCCATTTAGTGAGGGTCAATATGATGTAAAAGGTTTTGCGGACATTATATATAATAATCCATCACAAATTGAAATCAGTGGATTAAAGCATTTAATTGAGCCTTTGCAAACATTTATTCATAGAGATGTAAGAAAGCATAGTGAAACATATTATGCGAAATGCACAGGTTTAAGTTATGAGGTAGATAAAGAGAAAATAAAACTTGCAAGCTATTTACAGCCGTCAGACTATCATGAAAATGTAGAGATGTTACGTTCAATACCTGAGTTTGCTTTTGGGAATTTTAGTGTTGAAGCGAGAGAACGTGCTGAAAAGGATAAAACTGGGAGAACTTATTTTGTTCGGAATGAAAAAGGCGAAATGGTTGCATCAGCATCCACAACAGCCGAAAATTCTCAATCTGCTATGATCGTTGGAGTTGGAACAAGACCAGGATTTGAACGGAGAGGGTATGCAACATTATGTATGGAAAAACTTTGCAGTGAATTACTTTCTGAGGGAAAATCACTTTGTTTATTTTATGATAATCCTGCTGCAGGGAAGATCTATAAAAGACTAGGATTTTCTGATATTGGATTTTGGACTATGATTCGTTATGAATCAATTGGAGGGCAAGTTGAGTGA
- a CDS encoding VOC family protein — translation MKKDLGGLEEDITGVTCIYILVKDVYESIKWYQKNLGCAPTSHNPVSPGMQRSILRFPDQNGTIPGPGLRQTTPAIFLVTDKTREERVDHTDESKNLHPLACFITPRIQEMYIRFIENGVEIVEEMSDDRSVGDHFKFYDLDRNLLEIWQP, via the coding sequence ATGAAAAAAGACTTAGGGGGACTAGAAGAAGACATTACAGGTGTGACTTGCATTTATATTCTAGTAAAAGACGTTTACGAGTCTATAAAATGGTATCAAAAAAACTTAGGTTGTGCACCTACAAGTCATAACCCTGTAAGTCCTGGAATGCAAAGATCTATCCTAAGATTTCCAGATCAAAATGGTACCATTCCAGGGCCAGGTCTCAGGCAAACGACCCCAGCTATATTCCTTGTGACCGACAAGACACGAGAAGAGAGAGTGGATCATACTGATGAGAGTAAAAATCTACACCCTTTAGCTTGCTTCATTACTCCTCGTATCCAAGAAATGTACATTCGTTTTATAGAAAATGGAGTAGAGATTGTAGAAGAAATGTCCGATGATAGATCTGTTGGAGATCATTTTAAATTTTATGATTTAGATAGAAACCTGTTAGAAATATGGCAGCCTTGA
- a CDS encoding DUF4179 domain-containing protein, translating into MTNKLIELKEILIEEEVRKDLEFTSKDREKVLNSIHQPIKQNRRINAPVVIASSLSFALIFLLVMSSTPTERKNTGREEQIEFVDQTNLFTELNQTVENNGIKVTLQKVMYDGSRILVEYEAESSTGEELERVTGNYRLTVNGEKGKDLTLSPQEGDEKDTAVVAIELYKEFPEQFELGFNINKIEEQNGTWNFNIPIQQVPGKIKRFEPKSVVKKDHLQLSINEVIASQSAIKIRYEESENGKIDRSSPLYNKSVIYEILDPKGNEIVPISSRGISLDWVSYGTGKHATTTWYHAPKELPEYLVLKAYIPKQESQSISIKKSINESLPIVLNQDATNKLVISKIKKKEGQVWLHYSIDGNLKQARNWLSLKLEKDGEEQYFQPISFPEYKPNQENIAKFDVNFSENLYIVTEKISFEEFEELDMKIPLTDPK; encoded by the coding sequence ATGACGAATAAATTAATTGAGTTAAAGGAAATTCTTATAGAAGAGGAAGTAAGAAAAGACTTAGAATTCACCTCGAAAGATAGAGAGAAAGTGCTAAATAGCATACACCAGCCAATAAAACAAAATAGAAGGATAAACGCCCCAGTTGTCATTGCTTCATCATTATCATTTGCATTAATCTTTTTACTTGTCATGAGCTCAACACCAACTGAACGTAAAAATACAGGTCGTGAAGAACAAATAGAATTTGTTGATCAAACAAATTTATTTACAGAACTAAATCAGACAGTTGAGAATAATGGCATTAAAGTAACTCTGCAAAAAGTTATGTATGATGGATCACGAATATTAGTAGAGTATGAAGCAGAGTCTAGCACTGGTGAGGAACTTGAAAGAGTTACAGGTAATTATCGACTAACGGTTAATGGTGAAAAAGGAAAGGATTTAACTCTAAGTCCCCAGGAAGGTGATGAAAAAGATACTGCCGTTGTCGCTATTGAATTGTACAAGGAATTTCCAGAACAATTCGAGCTAGGTTTTAATATAAACAAGATTGAGGAGCAAAATGGTACATGGAATTTCAATATTCCTATACAGCAAGTTCCTGGAAAGATTAAAAGGTTTGAGCCAAAAAGTGTTGTCAAAAAAGATCATTTACAATTATCAATTAACGAAGTGATTGCTTCTCAAAGCGCCATTAAAATTAGATATGAAGAAAGTGAAAATGGTAAAATTGATAGAAGCTCACCTTTATACAATAAATCTGTCATATACGAAATACTTGATCCAAAGGGGAATGAAATTGTACCTATATCTTCCCGTGGAATAAGTTTAGATTGGGTTTCATATGGTACTGGAAAACATGCAACAACAACATGGTATCATGCTCCAAAAGAATTGCCTGAGTATCTTGTGTTAAAAGCATATATTCCAAAACAGGAGTCCCAATCAATCTCAATAAAAAAATCAATTAATGAATCATTGCCGATTGTTTTAAATCAAGATGCTACTAATAAACTAGTTATATCAAAAATTAAAAAGAAAGAAGGGCAGGTCTGGTTACATTATTCGATTGATGGAAATCTAAAGCAAGCAAGAAATTGGCTAAGTTTAAAGTTGGAAAAAGATGGGGAAGAACAATACTTTCAACCTATTTCATTTCCTGAATATAAGCCAAATCAAGAAAATATCGCAAAATTTGATGTTAACTTCTCAGAAAACCTATATATTGTAACGGAAAAGATAAGCTTTGAGGAATTTGAAGAATTAGATATGAAAATTCCGTTAACAGATCCTAAGTAA